Proteins from a genomic interval of Choristoneura fumiferana chromosome 12, NRCan_CFum_1, whole genome shotgun sequence:
- the LOC141433225 gene encoding lysosomal proton-coupled steroid conjugate and bile acid symporter SLC46A3-like, with the protein MGTPEESPLNQDSVPTEKSLREKIKYIKDNITIEPALACYVIPGSLARLATQNLNLDKACRVNLNFGDEVCDSLLARESNKYLKQELAVQELVASMEVWKNILLTAIPCFLILFLGAWSDRTRKRKICIILPIIGDILMCMSSILSVYFFHEIPLQINMFLEAIFPAVTGAWISVYMGVFSYISDISSEESRTFRIGVANLCLTAGGPIGAALSGILLNSIGYYGVFSVSATLKLFSICYCLFYVHDPKPNSEECAKDESSDVCGFLKSFFDIKHVKDTFVVAFKTGPNNRRLKSIMILACIMLVYGAAYGEFTIRYLFTRYRFNWDALKFSFYSTFYICIHALGALISISLFSRYFKWHDSVLALISSCSKIAGAVAFSQATTSMDMYLATVVETFNATSFTAMRSMSSKLVTKDELGKMTSLFNMTETLASMVFGPMYSWIYKETLVVDAGTTYYVTIGLTIIPIVVFVWFFLQRKKEKSPLEEDGDLKKDKCMYDQDDPYVSGKDSVLNNMETADLKICTQ; encoded by the exons ATGGGCACACCTGAAGAAAGTCCTTTGAATCAAGATTCAGTTCCTACGGAAAAAAGTTTaagagaaaaaattaaatatataaaagacAACATAACAATTGAGCCAGCCTTAGCATGCTATGTTATACCAGGTTCACTTGCGAGGCTCGCTACGCAAAACCTCAACTTAGACAAAGCGTGTCGAGTCAATCTGAACTTCGGCGACGAAGTATGCGACTCCTTGCTTGCTAGAGAAAGCAACAAGTATCTGAAACAAGAATTGGCTGTGCAAGAACTCGTCGCGTCAATGGAagtgtggaaaaatattttgctaacaGCAATACCTTGTTTCCTTATACTTTTTCTAGGGGCATGGAGTGATAGAACGAGAAAACGAAAGATTTGCATCATATTACCGATTATAGGAGACATTTTGATGTGCATGAGTTCCattttaagtgtttatttcTTTCACGAAATACCACTACAAATTAACATGTTTCTAGAAGCCATTTTCCCTGCGGTCACTGGCGCGTGGATAAGTGTTTACATGGGTGTATTTAGTTATATTAGTGATATTTCAAGTGAAGAATCCAGAACATTTAGAATTGGTGTTGCAAATTTGTGTCTTACGGCTGGTGGACCCATAGGCGCGGCTTTAAGCGGCATATTATTGAACAGTATAGGTTATTACGGAGTATTTTCCGTTAGTGCTACGCTTAAACTATTCAGTATATGCTATTGTTTGTTCTATGTCCATGATCCAAAACCTAATTCCGAAGAGTGTGCTAAG GATGAGTCATCCGACGTATGTGGCTTCCTGAAATCCTTTTTCGACATAAAACATGTGAAGGATACGTTCGTTGTTGCTTTCAAAACTGGACCCAATAACAGACGTTTAAAGTCCATTATGATACTGGCTTGTATCATGTTAGTATATGGAGCAGCCTACG GTGAATTTACAATACGTTATCTATTCACACGATACCGTTTCAACTGGGATGCACTCAAATTCAGTTTCTACAGCACATTTTATATCTGTATTCACGCGCTTG GTGCTTTAATCTCAATAAGTCTGTTCAGTCGTTACTTTAAATGGCACGATTCTGTGTTGGCTTTGATATCGAGCTGCAGCAAAATCGCGGGCGCTGTGGCCTTTAGCCAGGCCACGACGTCTATGGACATGTATCTTG CAACGGTTGTAGAAACATTCAACGCCACATCCTTTACAGCTATGAGATCGATGTCTTCAAAACTAGTAACAAAAGATGAATTGG gtaAAATGACGTCGCTATTTAATATGACGGAGACACTGGCATCCATGGTATTTGGACCTATGTATTCATGGATTTACAAAGAGACGCTGGTCGTCGACGCTGGCACGACATACTATGTTACAATTGGGCTGACTATAATACCTATTGTTGTGtttgt ATGGTTTTTCTTACAacgtaaaaaagaaaaaagtccaCTTGAGGAAGACGGcgatttaaaaaaagacaaatgtATGTATGACCAAGATGATCCATATGTTTCTGGTAAGGATTCTGTATTAAATAACATGGAAACAGCAGATTTGAAAATATGTACtcaataa